A region from the Arachis ipaensis cultivar K30076 chromosome B01, Araip1.1, whole genome shotgun sequence genome encodes:
- the LOC110269102 gene encoding uncharacterized protein LOC110269102 isoform X2, producing MIKQMILKRIGKIWKDTRGKLFHQFYDGTKTLEQNIAQCPEGIDPSNWKWSLEYRMRADTQKKCTHTGGSKSLARNDYRGDALVEERFGIRCIRERMSLISIIMCKPRVYFSG from the exons ATGATCAAGCAGATGATTCTAAAGAGAATAGGCAAAATTTGGAAGGATACAAGAGGAAAGTTGTTTCACCAATTTTATGATGGAACAAAGACTTTGGAACAGAATATTGCCCAATGCCCAGAAGGAATAGATCCAAGTAATTGGAAATGGTCCCTTGAATACCGCATGAGGGCTGATACACAG AAAAAATGCACTCACACAGGCGGTTCAAAAAGCTTAGCAag GAACGATTACAGGGGAGACGCATTAGTCGAGGAGAGATTTGGAATAAGGTGCATAAGAGAAAGGATGTCTCTTATATCCATAATAATGTGCAAACCACGCGT gtatttttctggctga
- the LOC107616304 gene encoding uncharacterized protein LOC107616304 — translation MATPKFSTDFVLCLFLLCVHATLVFASTSNWQNSQDWLNHGGDLFNRRYGYKEFKISPKTAPKLSLKWKFYAGKDITATPAIYEDTLYFPSWNGNIYAVNETNGSLIWKQNLQELTGLNAPRLTTNVNWTVSRSTPTIVGDHDSLMVGIYGPAVVIALNRTNGKLLWLTYLDHHPLALITMSGTYYKGGYYVGTSSLEEAETIERCCIFRGSMAKLDALSGAIIWQTYTLPDNNGTVGGYAGAAIWGSSPSIDAQRNHVYIATGNLYSAPRRILECQERQSNRTVPTEPDDCVEPENHSNSILALDLDTGKIEWYRQLGGYDVWFYQCNNASIPGCPPSGPTPDADFGEAPMMLSVYVNGTKKDIVAAVQKSGYAWALDRNNGNITWFTEAGPGGIVGGGTWGAATDERRVYTNIVNSGAKNFTLAPSNRTTTSGGWVAMDASNGKIVWSTANPSNSTSNGPVSVANDVVFAGSIDLLGSIYAMNAKNGKILWSYKTGASVYGGMSISNGCIYVGSGYNVSLGFPDLSGGTSLSAFCV, via the exons ATGGCGACACCTAAATTCAGCACAGACTTTGTTTTATGTTTATTCTTGTTATGTGTTCATGCAACATTAGTCTTTGCTTCAACCTCAAAT TGGCAAAATTCACAAGATTGGTTGAACCATGGTGGAGATTTGTTCAACAGAAGATATGGCTACAAAGAGTTTAAGATCAGTCCCAAAACAGCACCAAAGCTAAGTTTGAAGTGGAAATTCTATGCAGGCAAAGACATAACTGCAACACCAGCAATATATGAGGATACCCTTTATTTTCCAAGTTGGAATGGTAACATATATGCAGTGAATGAAACAAATGGATCCCTTATTTGGAAGCAGAACTTGCAAGAATTAACAGGTCTAAATGCACCTAGATTAACAACCAATGTGAATTGGACAGTGTCAAGATCAACTCCTACAATAGTTGGTGATCACGATTCATTGATGGTTGGAATTTATGGCCCTGCTGTAGTTATTGCTCTAAACAGAACAAATGGTAAGCTTTTGTGGTTAACCTATTTGGATCATCATCCTCTAGCACTTATCACCATGTCTGGAACATACTACAAAGG AGGTTACTATGTTGGAACATCATCACTAGAAGAAGCTGAAACCATTGAACGATGCTGCATATTTCGAGGCAGCATGGCGAAACTTGATGCCTTATCCGGCGCCATCATATGGCAAACCTACACGTTACCGGATAACAATGGCACGGTTGGAGGGTATGCAGGAGCAGCCATATGGGGTAGCAGCCcctccattgatgctcaaagaaACCATGTCTACATTGCCACTGGGAACCTCTACTCTGCGCCGCGACGAATACTTGAGTGTCAAGAAAGGCAGAGCAACAGAACAGTGCCTACTGAACCTGATGACTGTGTTGAGCCTGAAAACCACTCCAATTCAATCTTGGCCCTTGATTTGGACACCGGAAAGATTGAATGGTACCGGCAACTAGGAGGGTATGATGTTTGGTTTTATCAATGCAACAATGCTTCAATTCCCGGTTGTCCTCCTTCTGGTCCTACCCCTGATGCTGATTTTGGTGAGGCACCAATGATGTTGAGTGTATATGTCAATGGAACTAAGAAAGATATTGTTGCTGCTGTTCAGAAAAGTGGCTATGCATGGGCTTTGGATCGCAACAATGGCAACATTACTTGGTTCACG GAAGCTGGACCAGGCGGAATAGTAGGAGGAGGAACATGGGGTGCGGCGACGGACGAAAGGAGAGTTTACACAAACATTGTAAATTCCGGGGCCAAAAACTTCACTCTTGCACCATCAAACAGAACCACAACTAGTGGTGGTTGGGTGGCAATGGATGCAAGTAATGGGAAAATTGTATGGTCCACTGCTAATCCTAGTAACAGCACTTCTAATGGACCTGTTAGTGTTGCAAATGATGTTGTCTTTGCTGGATCAATAGACCTATTGGGGTCAATATATGCAATGAATGCAAAAAATGGGAAGATTTTGTGGTCCTACAAAACTGGAGCAAGTGTCTATGGAGGCATGTCAATTAGCAACGGTTGCATATATGTTGGCAGTGGTTATAATGTTAGTTTGGGGTTTCCTGACTTGTCGGGTGGAACCTCGTTATCTGCATTTTGTGTCTAA
- the LOC110269102 gene encoding uncharacterized protein LOC110269102 isoform X3, which produces MIKQMILKRIGKIWKDTRGKLFHQFYDGTKTLEQNIAQCPEGIDPSNWKWSLEYRMRADTQKKCTHTGGSKSLARNDYRGDALVEERFGIRCIRERMSLISIIMCKPRVKRL; this is translated from the exons ATGATCAAGCAGATGATTCTAAAGAGAATAGGCAAAATTTGGAAGGATACAAGAGGAAAGTTGTTTCACCAATTTTATGATGGAACAAAGACTTTGGAACAGAATATTGCCCAATGCCCAGAAGGAATAGATCCAAGTAATTGGAAATGGTCCCTTGAATACCGCATGAGGGCTGATACACAG AAAAAATGCACTCACACAGGCGGTTCAAAAAGCTTAGCAag GAACGATTACAGGGGAGACGCATTAGTCGAGGAGAGATTTGGAATAAGGTGCATAAGAGAAAGGATGTCTCTTATATCCATAATAATGTGCAAACCACGCGT